The nucleotide sequence CCACCACATCGATCTATATCTTTGCAACTGTCATTAGGATTATAAGCCCTGGCATACAATGCGTGGCTGTGGAAATACTACCGAAAAAGCTAAACAAAGACATAAACACGCGAAGCTgacattatttttaaaagtgcAAATTTAGTTTTAACCTCAAAGGAAGTAATTAGTGTAGCTTTTGCATACAAATACGTGCATTCATGGCGTATACCGAACAACAATCAGGGcaacgacaacgacaacgacaATGTGGGGTTGTTTCAGACCATTACTATATATGTGGAGCGTAGTGTACGCCCTGTACAGTGAGTGCAAAAAGCATGGCGACAATAAAACGGCATACGAAAAATGTATATCCACAAAATACgtataataaaaaatgcaatAACAACCgcaacaattttaaatatgcaacggcaacaacaagaaAGCGGCGGTAAATGGTGTTGCAGCCCCGCCCACTCCAGCCCACTCACACACATATACACGAGTAGGAACCGCACACACACAAGCATATTGACTAAGTGCATGCGGTTATTTTAATTACCAAAACGTTGCCGAGGCTGCTCTCGTtgcgttgttgttgctgccgttgTTGCGGGTAAATCCGTTGATTAATTTGCATATTAATCATGCAGCTGGCGAATAAAAACGCGAGTCGAACAGAAAAACAGCCTTCCATAAATTGTCGTTCGAGGCGGCAACATTAAAACCAGATCCATCAAGCACACATATATTGGGTAACACACTCATGTACATATATTCCCCATTTTTTCGCCCCGCAGAGAACATCAAGCCGTTGACCTTCGACGAGGTCTACAATCAGAGCAGTCCCTCCAATTGCACCGTTTACGTGGGCGGCGTCAACAGCGCCCTCACCGCCCTCAGCGAGGAGGTCCTCCAGAAGACCTTCGCCCCCTACGGCGCGATACAGGAGATCCGCGTCTTCAAGGACAAGGGATACGCCTTCGTGCGGTGAGTTTAGCTAAGATTACACAGAAACCAAACTATTGGAATCAATTGACTTTCAGCAACTATCTATAAATGTTGTAAATCATTTCAAAAGGTGTCTTAAAGTATGCAGCAAAAATAAGAACGAAGAAATATGTATATTATGGGTACCTTTTTATATGATTTCAAAAGCCGTGATAGTATTttgttaatataattttaatatttttactatttattattttttgttatagatttatttgattttaaaataaccaattgtttattataatatttctCCCATAAGCTCTTTGGGAATTTTTAACTATACGGTTTTGTTATTGAAACTAAAAGCCCATGAAATAAATTCTTTACAattacattttgttttatttgtaGAGATTTAGATAACAactatttaaaatttgtacTTTTATATTACTTTTTTTAGATATACCCTATTAACTTCCCCTATTTCTCCGACAGCTTCTCCACCAAGGAGGCCGCCACCCACGCCATCGTGGGCGTGCACAACACTGAGATCAACGCCCAGCCGGTGAAGTGTTCGTGGGGCAAGGAGAGTGGTGACCCCAACAACGCGCAGACCATCGCCACCCAGGCGCTGAACAgtgccgccgccgctgccgccggCTTTCCGTACGGAGTGGgcgctgccgccgccgccgccgcctaCGGACAGCAGCTGGCCGCCACGGGCTGCTGGTACTCGCCCACGCCCACCTATCCGGCCTCCTCGGCCACGGCGGCCGCGGTGACCCCGGCGGCGGCCAGTGCAGCCGCTGTGCAGAACCAGTTCCTGCAGGGCATCCAGGGCTATCACTTTGGCCAGTACGGCGGCTATCAGCAGGGATACATGGGGTGAGTGGCGGTTAAGTGGGGGTTAAGGCAGGGGATAGGGCATGGGTTAGGGGCTAGGTCATCCATTGTCATTGGATTGGCACACAATAATTTTATTAGCTGATTCGCCTGGACAGCAAAAGCCCCACGGGTGACCAGAATTACGCAAATCTGCATGGAGAGAAAAGTATGGATTAAACCTGGATTTAAAAGTCATTAAGTGATTTATTATAATTGAGTTTAATATAGTTATTCCAATAAATCTTGGCATGTTTAAcaacattttctttaaataattatgTCTCTTAACTTTCTAGTCTTTTAAAAGTAATTCCAACTTTAAgttaaaactattttctctCTGTGCCTGGATTCCAATCCAACACCACCCGTTCCATCTGTGTACTTTGTGCAATGATTGAACCGCCACCGGGGATCgggaaaaacaacaacagagACGACACCAACAACGACAGCATGACGGATGGGTGAATTCATTTGCTAATTGCGAAAGTTTTTCATTTGCACCGTCCTCGGTCTGCGGCCGTATGAAATACATTTCCGCGTCCGTCGGGCTGTCAACATAACGTGCTATTTGCATCGCAGTCGCGTAAATTTTGTTTTCCGCTCCCCAAACTGGGATCCCTTCTGGTTTCGAATCCCTTTGCCATCCGGCGACTGCCCGTGATAATTGTGGCGCACACCACGCTTCGGGGACTTTCAATGGGCGGATCTGGGAATGCTGTAATGCAGCAGCAGCTGTACAcgcaaaacaaatattacaagttctttattagacaattttattgaaaatggtATGGGAACTCCTTAAAAATCCCTGATTCATCAGGTTAATGTTATGTTACATTCataatatgtttaaaaacaatatcatatatcatatataAACAATGAATCAAAAcatatatcatatatcatatatcatCATGTCATAACATTAGGGATctcaattaaaaattatttgggTATGGTCCTTAGGGATCTTTCCGAATTTTTCTTTAACAAGAATTCTTGGAATTACTaggatatttaaaaaaaatatatttgagctGCTCAGATGGGAATGAATATTTTAGGAACTTGGCAAATTTGTATCCTAACAATTTTCTCTCAGCATGTACTCATATTTGGAAACTTTGGACTCTCCTTGCAGCATGGGAGTGCAGATTCCGGCCACCTGGCAAGGCGTCACCCAGGCGCAGATCTCACCTGCCCAGCAGCTGGCAACGGGCGTGGCCGGCACCGCCATTCCGCAGGCCGCCGGCGTGGTGGCCTATCCGATACAGCAGTTCCAAGTGAGCCCACAGGTAGGTGCCCCTCTATCAAGTACGCGTACGGATACACGGccacacagatacagatacacacaTTGCCCGACACATTGAAACATTTTTCGTGCATCTCTACTACGTTTGTTGAAAGTTCTGAATGTATTTTGGATTCCGTTGTAGTGCGctcgattcgattcgattgaATTCGATTCGTTCGGTTCGTTAGGGTGTGCGATGGGTTGTTTGCTCGGCAGCTGTGTGTGCACTCGATATGCGTACATATTTCTGGCTGCTATCAAAATATTCCATCGCCATTCGAATGCCTTTGCCTGCTAATATTATTCTTTTGCATTTGAATATCGAATGTGGACAGAGACAATTGTAATCTGTCAATATGCATGCATGTTTTtgattaaataacattatACCGAACAGAGGGAGTGGGTCTAAAACAATTGAACACAAAATATattgaatattaaaataaacatttggCTAATAAATATTGGTTTAGACCGGacttttttctttaatttggTCTCTAGTGAAATATGTAACATTTATATGCATGTATTGCTTAGTAATCTAGCCATAAATTCTGCATTTTAAGTGTAATATATTTGCCAATTAGTTTGTTCACTTTATTTGTTTATCTCGAGAGCTCACATTATTTAAACCCATCCGGTTTGGAGAACAATGACCATAGAATTTATTATTGCATCTGAAATATCTGTGTTGTGAAAAAAGAACCAAGTCACGTTTTTGCATTACAATTACTTTTATTCCGTCTACTACTTTTTTCCAATTCTTACTAACAcccatattattttttaaggttTATCCTTTACTCTTGCAGGCACAGTAAACGCCAAAAGCCAAAAACCGAAAACCAAAGCAAAATTTTTAAGTACAGCTGCAATTTTCTGAACAGAAACAAAACCAAACTGAGCTGTAAATAAAATGCGAAGCGCAGAACACACAAATTGCAAACAATTGATGGCAACTTGAAGTTTGGCGATTTTAGAGAGCTGCACCCCAGAAACCAAAAGCAAGCGCGAATGCAAAATCCGAAATCCAAAACCCACACccacaaaaatatatatctatatatatataaaaaactagAGCATAATTATCTGTCAACGCCCGTTGAATAAGCATCGGGGGAAGCAAACAATTATTATGTATATGCAAAAAAAAGGCAAAGAAAACGAACATATTTTTAACCCTAGTTGCTTACAccatcacacacacacacctcaCACcacatacattttaatgcttTATGTAAATGTGTTGAAGCACGGCGcgtatataaaataataataacaattattAATTGAAGAAGGAAGCAGGAGCGTAAATAAAAAAGGGGCATACAATCTGGTCGAAGGAGAACGCAAATCGAGTGGGTTGTAGCGGCCTAAATTAAACACAGTCGCggcattaaattaaaataaacataattaaaaatgcGTTAAAATTAATTACGCGCACACAGGCAGGCTCACATGTATGCAAGTAAATATTTGTGCGTCTGTGTGTATGTAAGCAGCCCTTAACCCCACATTATCCTTCTCATCTCACAGCAGGACCCGCATCATTTTGTATTGCCTACTTTTGTGCGCAGTTTGGTTCTAGCttagcacacacacacactacTTTCACTGAACGAGTGAAAGTATATCATTCTTAACCATATAACTCTCGCAACTGAGTAGAAGGACGAAGTTAAATGGTTAAGAAAGACTAAGAATAGTACTTTCACTCAACCACCCACACTTAGCACTAGTGCCTATAACTATGATAGATGATACTGCTTAGAAAGAACTGCCAGTTATCGGGCCAAGTGCAGTTGATTGGCCAACTAGCTCGTCATGTCCTGCTATCATTTCCTATATAGAATGCAACTGAAAGTTCACGCACTCACACCGATTTGTGATCGATCAGCAATCGAAAGACAGGTTCCTACACACGCACACTCACACGGTCTCACCAGCACTCGCAGTTCGAAGTATCTGAATATATAGTAATCGTACGAAAGTCCAGGAAAGTCCAGCCAACCCAGCTCATTATTTGCTTGAAATCCGACTCTTAACTCCTCAACTCCATTATGACTTTCGCTTCACTTTCAACAAGCGCTTCACGAGAGCCCATGTACAAAGCAGCCGCAAAAATGTTTCAAACTCCCTCCAACAACTTACTCTTTAACACGCCAGTATTAACCCATGTTTGTACATGTTACGTTTATGGTTTTATTTCAGTTGCCAGAAGAGGAATGGTTAGCTGCAAATTTGTTGTGTTAGTTCTCTGTTGTTTAGGCCAAACGAAAGCGATAAGGATACCCAAAGCAAACCAAGTCAAACCAAActaaaccaaaccaaaccaaaccgaaACCGAACCGATAACCAAACAGAATATCCAAGTAgctaataatatatatatggtatagaaagacagagagagagagagagagagcagaACTCCCCTACACAAGTAAAGTATATTGAAAACAATCAAAGTATGCCATCGAATGATATTAATTGATATTAGCTAATCGAGCATAGCCGTAATAAAGTAGATATTATCGCCTAATCATATAAGCCAATAAACACACTTGCAGCCCGAAAACAGAGACAGACAGTTTCGCAGGACACAGGACACAGGACACGATAACGATAACGATAACGATACCCAAGAGGCAAGCATTAATCAACTTATAGACAACATGACACACACCTACGATAGGGATCGAGAATTTCAGATGGTAGTACATGAATGTGAAACATAAAAATAGTCATATGGTAAATACAACTAAAAGTGTAGAGTATATAAATGTAAAGTGGTAAAGCCTAGACTTAGAGTTGGTTGATAAGTACATAGAGTATACAGCATATGCATTAAACAAACATGCTTATATAACATATATATACAGGCCGTATAGAgaacacccacacacacacccacaccacgaacaaacaaacacacacacaatcaCACTCACACGGTGTTCACATATGGAGAAGAAAAACTAAATGCGAGCAACGTATGGTAAATGatatttattgtttattgtGTTGTATGCGTTGGATGATAAATCACAAATAGATGTTCAAAATGAAAACCAATTAAAACGATGACAagagcagcaacaacaagcaaACAAATCCCAAGTACTAGAAATAGCAATACGCATACGTAACGTAATCGCAATCGCAATCGCATTCGCATATATACTCGTGCGTATCGGACAATTAAGCTGCAAAGGACGAAAGGACGAGGCTTGATTTGCATTTGACACGCCCCAATCCCCAGCGAATTGGCAGCGTGGAATTTGTTATGTCATTTTTTAGTGGAATTTTTCGCAGCTAACGGATCAGAGCATTTAGTTACTCGGGAGTGGCCCCCAGCACCAGTAAATGTCTATCGATAATACCCACGCCGGAACACACGTATATGTATAACGAATATATCCATATATGTTTGTAGGATGCGCTCACTCAGTACGATAAGAAGGGTCAGGGGATTTTAGCCAAGGATCTGTGGATCAGCAGGACATGTAGTCTTTAGGGGCAGTCGTActgtatatttaaatgtttttagcACTAGAATTTAGAGAAACTACGAGACGCATGGCATGCGACTTAGATGTAGATGTGATTTTAAAGTGGGTGGGATTGGGCCGGATTAATGCAAGTGAAGTGAAGCTGACAAATGcatttttgttgttattttattttctagaAATTTTGTTgaagtgcaaaaaaaaatgcgagaacaaaaatttgaaatgttgttgaccaaacgaaaaaaaataatataatctTAAAAGACCGTTTTgcagaaaacaaaaatttggctaggaaaacagaaaagagaAAACCATTTATAAGCGAAAAAGTTTATAGTTAGGACagaaaaaaacgaaaaaaaaatattatcgGTTTGTTTGTTAATGTTTGCGCTACATATCAGTAAAGAGTTAAAATGGGTAGTTGGCACGTAGAAATAGTGAAGAGTTGGAAACTAAATAAGAATTAACTGTGGAAGGTAAAGAACATAAAACAAGCTGACGAAGACGACGAACTAAATAATATACAATTATGAGAAaagaaaacattaaaaatatatgaataacAGCTGTAACTGTATGTATTTATGTTGTGTAACTATAAAATGTGCTAAGTCATTTATATAcgtctatatatatatatgaacaTATACAAAGTATTTATACACATGGAAGCCCACGTCACTTATACCGCAGAGAAGGACTAATCCTGGTAGAGGGATTTTCCGAAAAACAAAACCGTGTAGCTGCACTATATTGccggatgatgatgatgattattattattattcatcGACTCAGGTTCTGTTCCGATCATAGCCCATTGCCACCATTAGTCGAGCATAATTCAATTCCGAGTCCATCGCTTTGAGTTACTAATTCGGTTTGGATTCAAAGCCCAACTACACACTGAAACGATTGCAGTTATTAACCATAAACTACAATTACCAATTAGTCAATTCGAAGTGTAATTAACTGGAGTGCTGAAACAGGAGCAGTTAGCTAAATTTACCACACGCAACGCGAAAAACAGGCGATGCATGTGGAGGCACATAGCGTAAATTAAACTAAACCGAGCGAGGGGAGAACAAATTTTAACGAGATCCGATTGCAGCAAGGCGAAACCGAAAATCAATCAAATAAAAGTATTATCTAAGCTACAaacaagtatatatatttacatgcAGGCAGACCCTTCAACGTGGAATGGCAGTGCATACTATTTATCCGATTTCTGAGTGTGTTTCCGAGTAAGTTTAATTACACACCAGTTAGGGATATTAAGCGAGGATCTGATTTACAGGCAGAACagaatattatatttaaagtaCTAGCCACGAGAACCGTTGGAACcaaatcaaattcaaattcaaattcggAATAATCCGAGCAGGCAACACCGGGATATTTTTGTGCAATAAACCAGTCGGATTGAAGGGCATGTTATGCAATTAAAATTACACTAAGATTGTAAACAAATCAAATGCAAATGTAGAAAAAATCAAACGATGAGCAAACAACCAAAAGCTGCTAACAAAACAAACATcaaaggaaaaacaaaagcTAAAACCAAAAAAGTTTTGGATGGCATTCGACACGAGGACAGAACtcatacagatacagatacagaaacagaaacagacaCAGACATAGATATCGATATTATAcgaacaatatatatatatatacacacatatatatatacagaCGTAAAATATGATAAGTAAATAGCAAATAACTAAAGTAAACAAAGTATAGATATCGACTGCAGTATTGCAAATATTTTGTAGAAATTTAAGCATGTTTGAGTGTGTTTTAGGACAAGGACTAGAAAACACAAAGGCGAAAGGCAAACAGGATGAAAAAATCGAAAACATTGTAGCGGAATATAAAGGCCGAGAGCATAAGAAAACAAccaaaccaaaaccaaaaccaaaaccaaaacaaaaaacaaacagcaAGAACAAAGCCGAAAATTGGAAACCTAATGCATAAGCTAAGTATTAAATATACACTAAAacagaaatatatatacaatttaaatACGGCATCACAAGTCACACAGACATACACACATAAAAACGGCATTTGCATAagaaaacacacacacaaacacacacaagTGAAACAACGTAACGAATATTAAAAGAGTTAATCAAATTAAGCATAACAAGAAATTCAaaggaaaaatatttatagttgaaaaacaaacaaataaaaaccaGGATAATTTGGTTGCGTATTTGTATACCAACGCGCCAAATCAACCCGAATGACCCAGCAGCGAAATGCAAGCGAAATATTATACAACAATGTCAGCGAGGCGTGGAGGTCACCAGCTACCATCTCATCGAGATGCTCTCGAAGGCGGGCTGGTGACCCCGACCAGTGGGGGATGTGGTTTTAGAGCTAGACGCTGGGTTGCCATAAGAGGCGGAATGCATAGAAAAA is from Drosophila suzukii chromosome 3, CBGP_Dsuzu_IsoJpt1.0, whole genome shotgun sequence and encodes:
- the trv gene encoding uncharacterized protein trv isoform X4 translates to MLAMPTLMMPATAQMTLSAAHGKPYETKLLAIHQTHLQQQQQQQAPAPQQQQQQQQSQLQQAPNGKQQPQQMTIVTTQQQQQQQQHPQSQSPHQQQQSQQQAAAAAAAAAAAAHHQQQQAVAAAVCAAQQQAVVVQQQQQYQIHSQQQSPQQQVLCISPKQEQFHIFVGDLSSEIETQQLREAFTPFGEISDCRVVRDPQTLKSKGYGFVSFIKKSEAESAITAMNGQWLGSRSIRTNWATRKPPASKENIKPLTFDEVYNQSSPSNCTVYVGGVNSALTALSEEVLQKTFAPYGAIQEIRVFKDKGYAFVRFSTKEAATHAIVGVHNTEINAQPVKCSWGKESGDPNNAQTIATQALNSAAAAAAGFPYGVGAAAAAAAYGQQLAATGCWYSPTPTYPASSATAAAVTPAAASAAAVQNQFLQGIQGYHFGQYGGYQQGYMGMGVQIPATWQGVTQAQISPAQQLATGVAGTAIPQAAGVVAYPIQQFQVSPQLPEEEWLAANLLC
- the trv gene encoding uncharacterized protein trv isoform X5, with amino-acid sequence MLAMPTLMMPATAQMTLSAAHGKPYETKLLAIHQTHLQQQQQQQAPAPQQQQQQQQSQLQQAPNGKQQPQQMTIVTTQQQQQQQQHPQSQSPHQQQQSQQQAAAAAAAAAAAAHHQQQQAVAAAVCAAQQQAVVVQQQQQYQIHSQQQSPQQQVLCISPKQEQFHIFVGDLSSEIETQQLREAFTPFGEISDCRVVRDPQTLKSKGYGFVSFIKKSEAESAITAMNGQWLGSRSIRTNWATRKPPASKENIKPLTFDEVYNQSSPSNCTVYVGGVNSALTALSEEVLQKTFAPYGAIQEIRVFKDKGYAFVRFSTKEAATHAIVGVHNTEINAQPVKCSWGKESGDPNNAQTIATQALNSAAAAAAGFPYGVGAAAAAAAYGQQLAATGCWYSPTPTYPASSATAAAVTPAAASAAAVQNQFLQGIQGYHFGQYGGYQQGYMGMGVQIPATWQGVTQAQISPAQQLATGVAGTAIPQAAGVVAYPIQQFQVSPQVYPLLLQAQ